One Cryptomeria japonica chromosome 9, Sugi_1.0, whole genome shotgun sequence genomic window carries:
- the LOC131071658 gene encoding NPL4-like protein 1 produces the protein MMIRVRSRDGLERVKVDNPNATVGELKSLIQTQLNVPIHNQTLSKNQNLLLAKGNDIQKFNDMADPSSPLAVLGIGHGQMVYLAYEGQRSVAGPQIKISPAGSFGKKMTMDDLIAKQMRIERQEKPHCQAVSFDRDAANAFQQYVNENLAFAIKRGGFMYGSVNEEGGVNVDFIYEPPQQGTEDNLFLLRDPEEEKQVEAIAIGLGLRRVGFIFTQTISQGKKDYTLSNSEIRQAVEVHAESGLKEWVTALVKLEVNEDGGADVHFEAFQLSDQCVKLFKDGWFAENCGDLDPKITRMTKDVVILGKDTRDVDNDFFLVLVKILDHQGPLSSQFPIENRTSPVNLRALKNHLDKTKNLLYVKRLSNFHLLLLLAKYLDINADVPQLAACVQAQAPIPEGYQILIDSLASNSRD, from the exons ATGATGATCAGAGTAAGAAGCAGGGATGGATTGGAGAGAGTAAAAGTAGACAACCCAAATGCGACCGTAGGGGAATTGAAGTCTCTCATACAAACCCAACTGAATGTTCCTATCCATAACCAAACCCTATCAAAAAACCAGAACCTATTGCTGGCCAAGGGCAATGATATACAGAAATTTAATGATATGGCTGATCCAAGCAGCCCACTTGCTGTATTGGGTATTGGCCACGGTCAGATGGTTTACCTTGCTTATGAGGGACAGCGATCCGTCGCTGGCCCCCAGATAAAAATAAGTCCTGCGGGGAGCTTCGGTAAAAAGATGACCATGGATGATCTGATTGCGAAACAGATGAGAATTGAGCGACAAGAGAAACCCCATTGCCAGGCTGTATCGTTTGACAGAGATGCCGCCAATGCATTTCAGCAGTATGTGAATGAGAATTTGGCTTTTGCTATTAAAAGAGGGGGGTTTATGTATGGGAGCGTTAATGAAGAAGGTGGGGTTAATGTTGATTTTATCTACGAGCCCCCTCAGCAGGGGACTGAGGACAATTTGTTTCTGTTGAGGGATCCTGAGGAGGAGAAGCAAGTTGAGGCGATTGCTATTGGGTTAGGGTTGAGAAGAGTAGGGTTTATTTTTACTCAGACTATCAGTCAGGGTAAGAAAGATTATACTCTTTCCAATTCAGAGATTCGTCAGGCTGTGGAGGTGCATGCTGAGAGTGGGCTGAAGGAGTGGGTGACAGCGCTGGTGAAACTAGAGGTGAATGAGGATGGTGGTGCTGATGTCCACTTTGAGGCATTCCAGTTGAGTGATCAGTGTGTTAAACTTTTTAAGGACGGATGGTTTGCAGAGAATTGTGGGGATTTGGATCCTAAGATTACACGAATGACGAAGGATGTGGTGATTTTGGGGAAGGATACCAGGGATGTTGACAATGATTTCTTTCTGGTGCTGGTGAAGATTCTCGATCATCAG GGTCCCCTGTCATCACAATTTCCCATTGAGAACAGAACGTCTCCTGTTAATCTTAGGGCATTGAAGAATCATCTTGATAAGACAAAGAATCTTCTTTATGTTAAGCGTCTATCAAATTTTCACTTATTGCTTCTGCTAGCAAAATATCTTGATATAAATGCAGATGTTCCTCAGTTAGCAGCATGTGTTCAGGCACAGGCCCCAATACCTGAAGGATATCAAATCTTAATTGACTCTCTAGCAAGTAATAGTAGAGATTGA